The Chroicocephalus ridibundus chromosome 3, bChrRid1.1, whole genome shotgun sequence genome has a segment encoding these proteins:
- the OLIG3 gene encoding oligodendrocyte transcription factor 3: protein MNSDSSSVSSRASSPDMDEMYLRDHHHHHHHHHHQDSRLNSVSSTQNDLVQKMSGEGLSRNGSKAGGEGSKYKIKKQLSEQDLQQLRLKINGRERKRMHDLNLAMDGLREVMPYAHGPSVRKLSKIATLLLARNYILMLTSSLEEMKRLVGEIYGGHHSAFHCGTVGHSAGHPPHAAGTVHQVHPILGSALSSANTSSSLSASLPAIGTIRPPHSLLKTPSTPPALQLGSGFQHWAGLPCPCTICQMPPPPHLSALTASNMARISGETKDLLK from the coding sequence ATGAATTCTGACTCCAGCTCTGTCTCCAGCAGAGCTTCCTCTCCAGACATGGATGAGATGTACCTGagagaccaccaccaccaccaccaccatcaccaccaccaagaCAGCCGGCTCAACTCCGTCTCCTCCACCCAGAACGACCTGGTGCAGAAGATGTCCGGGGAAGGCCTCTCCAGGAACGGCTCCAAGGCcggaggggaaggcagcaagtACAAAATCAAGAAGCAGCTCTCGGAGCAGGACCTGCAGCAGCTGCGGCTGAAGATCAACGGCCGGGAGCGTAAGAGGATGCACGACCTCAACCTCGCCATGGACGGGCTGCGGGAGGTGATGCCCTACGCCCACGGACCTTCCGTGAGAAAACTCTCCAAAATCGCCACCCTCCTGCTGGCCAGAAACTATATCCTGATGCTCACCAGCTCCCTGGAGGAGATGAAGAGGCTGGTGGGGGAAATCTACGGGGGGCACCACTCGGCCTTTCACTGCGGCACGGTGGGACACTCCGCCGGGCACCCGCCCCACGCCGCCGGCACCGTGCACCAGGTGCACCCCATCCTCGGCAGTGCCTTGTCCTCCGCCaacacctcctcctccctctccgccTCCCTGCCGGCCATCGGCACCATCCGGCCCCCCCACTCCCTGCTCAAGACCCCCTCGACCCCCCCCGCCCTACAGCTCGGCAGCGGCTTCCAGCACTGGGCGGGCTTGCCGTGCCCCTGCACCATCTGccagatgccccccccgccccacctctcGGCCCTCACCGCCTCCAACATGGCCAGGATCTCGGGGGAGACCAAGGACCTGCTGAAGTGA